The genomic interval CGGGGCTGGCGGTCAACGCCCGCGAACGTGGCGTCCCCATCGTGGTCGCCGCCCAGACCATCAAACTCCACCCGGCGACGATGACGGGCCACACCGTCGAGATAGAGATGCGCGACGAGCGGGAGGTCGTCTCCGACGAGGACCGGGCGGACATCGGCGACGTGGCGGTGGAGAACCCGGCGTTCGACGTGACGCCACCACGTCACATCGACGCCATCGTCACCGAAAGCGGCCAGTTCCCGCCCGAGAGCATCGTCACGCTGATGCGCGAACTGTTCGGTGACGGCGTCGCGGAACCGTGGGTCGAACCGACGAACGAGTAGGGGTCACAGCGGACGGGCGATGTAGCGAACGGTCGGCGAGTCAGTCGAGGACTGCGGACTCGCCCGGAGTGTACCAGTTCTGTGAGGAGAGGTCGACCGGGAGGGTGGCGAGGATGTGGGCGAGGTGTTCGGTCGGGTCGACCAGGTCGTCCTCGCAGGTGGGTTCGACGAGGTTCGCGTCGACGAGTTTCGGGACGTGGACGTGGTGCAGGCGAATCGCCGCGTCGCG from Halomarina salina carries:
- a CDS encoding helix-turn-helix domain-containing protein, with amino-acid sequence MGRPTLDETFDVLSSADRRFVLQYLHTNGATTQSTLAERLSADRDDATRTAATQHQRRDAAIRLHHVHVPKLVDANLVEPTCEDDLVDPTEHLAHILATLPVDLSSQNWYTPGESAVLD